GCGTCTGGGCCAGAAAGCCCAATATCTTCACCGTAGTTGTATCCATAGGTCAAGCCAAAGGATGCAATTCCAGCCGCTTTGGCGGCCAGTATGTCGTTGCGGCTGTCGCCCACCATCAAGAGTTCGTCACGGCCGAGCTTCCAGCTGTCCAAAATGTGGGTCAACGGCAGGGGATCGGGTTTCATTCGTTCCAGCGAATCACCACCAAGCACCAGCTCAAAATGGCCATCAATGCCGAACGCCCTGAGCAATGGCAGGGTAAACCTGTGGGGTTTGTTGGTCACGATAGCCATGCGGATCCCCATGGCAGAAAGCTCGTTGAGCGTTTCGATAACCCCGTCATAAAGACGGCTGTGACACTCCAGATGACGCTCGTAATGACGCATAAAGAGCGGCATGGCATCGTCCAGCATGGAGCCTGTCACATCACGTCCGAGCGCATGGGTCAGGGCTCGGGCCATCAGGACTCTGGCACCGTTACCCACCCAGGTCCGCACATCGGCTTCGGTGCACTGTGGTAAATTCAGCTCGCGGAGGGTGTCATTGGTGGCCGCGGCGAGATCCGGCACGCTGTCAACCAAGGTGCCATCCAAATCAAAGGCGATGGCACGGATACGATTCACCAGAGCCATCAGCCGGCTACCTTAGCCAGCTCGGCACGCATACGGTCAACAACCGCCTTGTAATCGGGTTTGCCAAATATGGCACTACCAGCCACAAACATGTCGGCACCGGCCGCAGCGATTTCTGCGATGTTGTCTTCTTTCACGCCGCCATCCACTTCGAGGCGAATGTCGTAGCCACTGGCATCGATACGCTCACGGACCTGCTTCAGCTTATCGAGAGTCGCCGGAATAAAAGACTGGCCCCCAAAGCCAGGATTCACCGACATCAGCAAAATCACATCCAGCTTATCCATCACATAATCGAGGTAATGCAGCGGCGTGGCAGGGTTAAACACCAAACCGGCCTTACAGCCATGATCACGAATGAGCTGCAGAGTGCGGTCGACGTGCTCAGATGCTTCTGGGTGGAAGGTAATGATGGACGCGCCCGCCTTGGCGAAATCCGGAATAATGCGGTCGACCGGCTTTACCATCAGGTGCACATCGATATCGGCGGTGATGCCATAGTCACGCAGCGCTTTACACACCATGGGGCCAATGGTCAGGTTTGGCACATAGTGGTTGTCCATTACGTCGAAGTGAACCACATCGGCACCGGCATCGAGCACAGCTTTGACATCGTCACCCAAACGGGCGAAATCGGCGGACAAAATCGAAGGAGCAATCAGGTAAGGACGCATATTCAGAGTCTCGGGCATGGGTTGAGAGGGCGCGTATTCTATCCGATTTCACTATTTTTTTCCGCACTCTCTGTCGATTTTATGGGCTCCAACACACCAAACGGGACGATTCACTGCCCATGGCGGTATCAATTGAAAGAAACTTGTTCAAAAAGCGTGCGCTTTTGTTATAATCGACAACCAAGCTGGACCTGACCAATGGCTTTAACGTCTCTCTCAAAGGAAATGACGATGGGAACCACGAATCCGCAACAAGCGCCACGTCGCTTAGCTAACCTGAAGGCCGTCATGGTGTTATCCACGACAGTGTCTGTGGTGGTTGCTGGTTTGATTTTCCAGTCAGATGCAGGCGATCAGAGTGCATCAGCCTGTGTGTGCAGCCCAAATACAAGCTACAACAACAGCTTACCAGCCAGCCACCCCAACAATCGCTGTGCCACCCAATCACAGGACCTGAGCTGGAAATCCTGGCTCACAGGTAGCAGCCGCACGACACAGTTCCACTTCCTCGATTTACTCGAACTGCTGCACGGCCATAACAGCCAGCCAGCGGAAAGCCCAGCGGCTAACCAACGTTAAGCCCGGGCTACAATGACCGGATTCCTGAAAATATTGAGTAGCACCCTGGCCGCTTTTTTTGGGGTTCAGTCTGAAGCCAATCGACAACAGGATTTCAGCGGCAAGTCACCCATACCCTACATTCTGATGGGCTTATTATTGGCAGCCTGTATGGTTTTGGGCCTTATCTGGGTAGTGAATCTGGTATTGAGTTGATAAAGGGCGGCTCCAGCCAAACCTGGTATCAATCCAGCGCTTCCAGATGGAAGGTTTCATCATAGAGCGCCATCAGTTCATCCACTTTATTTCGCCCACTGCCTTTTTGGCTGATATTTCGCTGCACCTTAACCGTTTCCAGTTTGGCGCCCAGGTATAAACCGCGGGTCAGAGGGATGTCGTGATTACTGATGAGTACGGGTATGCCGCGCTCTACAGCTATATGACGTGAGTGACGGGCCAGCAGCGCCTGATCGTCCAAGGTAAAGCCCGCTCCCACATAGGTGGTAAAGCTTGCCGTAGTCGACAAGGGCGCATAGGGCGGGTCGCAATAAATCACATCGCCGCTGGTTGCAAGCTCAAACGCCTGCTCGTAGCTGATACAGCGAAACTCGGCTCGCTGCGCCTTAATAGAAAAGGCACGGATTTCCTGCTCGGGAAAATAGGGCTTCTTGTAAGAGCCAAAAGGAACGTTAAATTCACCCTTGCGGTTGTAACGGCATAAGCCATTGAAACCATGACGGTTCAGATACAGAAAATAGACGGCACGACTAAAGGGATCTTTGGATTTATTGAAGCGACTACGAATATCGTAATAGGCGTCTTTGGCATTCATCTCATCACAAAAGAGCGCCCTGGCGGCCCGAATATACTCGTCGGGCTGCGCCTTGACTATCTTATAGAGCCCAATCAAATCCTGATTAATATCGCACAGAAGATAGGCATCGTATTGAGTATTGAGAAAAACCGAACCTGCGCCAACAAAGGGTTCAACCAGGCGTTTTCCTTCAGGCAAATGGCGACGCAGGTCGTCCATCAGCTTGAATTTACCACCGGCCCATTTAAGAAAGGCCCTTTGTTTCATGGTCATGATTGGGAGATGCCGCCCGAAGAGATAAAGAAGCCCCTGATTGTACTTTGTTTAATTTGAAATTTCACCGCCGGATGCCGAATCGAGTGGTCGATAAGAGGTTAAATCTCTCCACGCGCGAACCCAGGGTTTGCCTCCGCCATAACGCTCCATCACCAGCCTGGCTTGGTCGTTTGCCTCCACCTCACTGGTATAGTTCCCTTGCAGTATCACCAGCTTGTCTTTGTAGTGCACCAATCTGAGTTCAGGCTCGGACGCCATACGCCGAAATATGGTAGCAGCAGAGTCCCGCTTGCTGACCGTGGCCAGTTGTAAGGTAAAGCCTGAGACAGGCAACTTCTGAATCGACCTTTGGTACCAGGTTTCGGCCGAAAAAGCCGAGTCATCATGCCCGGCAAGTACTTGCTTATTTGTTGACGCTTGGGTGGCCGCGTCAGTCTCCTGGGATGTGGCAATCTCTGAAACTGAGGGCTCGGGCGATTGTGTTGATTCGTTCTCCGGACTTGTAGCCGCTGGCTTATTTATCCCAGCCTTCTCTCCCTCTGCCGCTTCGCCAGGCTTGAGGGCAGCGGTATCAGAATGCATCGTATCTGCAGTGTGCACTTCGGCTAAACGTCTGGCTTCATCAAGTGCGGCCTCATCGGCCAGCCGCTGCGCTTCTTGAGCGGCCTGTGCTTTTTCCGCAGCCAGGCGCATGTCATCAAATGCGGCCTCTCTTGCGGCTGCTCTTGCGGCAAAATAGCCGGCCAACTGTATCTTGCCCCAAGGGGCCAATAATCCGGTTTCGCGATATTCATGGGGCTCGGCCTCAGGTGCATCGCCTGGATGGCTCTGGATCAGATACCAAATCCCCAAAGAGACACTGGCGGTCAGCATGGCTGCACCTACCGTGCGCCATAGACGCTTTTTATCCGGTCGCTTTTGCTCTTCAGGCCGCAAGGCTCTATCCAGCAGGGCAACCACCTCTCCCGGCCATCCCTGTTGCTGTTCCAGCTGTGATTTAACGATATCACGGGGCACATAAGGGACGGCTTCGGTTCGGCTTATCAGGGTGTAGTAGAGCGCTTCACGCTCACCGAGTTCGAGTGGGGCAATGTCAATTGGCAGCATCAACTCGCGTTGTAAGGCGGTTAACTGACCGTATATATGCCTGGCAACCTCAGGTGTTGACGCTAATGTAATGGCAATGGGACGACCGGCGCATTGCTGCCTGGTCAGCAGCAGACATTCTGCCCAAAGCTCCAGCGGTAGATGATGTGCATCATCCACCAATATATGAAGAGGCTTGGTTAGACGTTTTGATAACCGGTGAAGCGTATTACCCAGCGGCTCTTCGTCATCAAACAGGGGGTCGGCGAGTAACTGGATGAGGATTTTGCGACGGATTTCGGCGGCATCGGCATGCATGGGGCACACGACCAGCGCCGAGTTGTAGTCTTCGAGTTCACTCACCAATGCCGTTAGCAAGGTGGACTTACCTGCGCCTTCAATACCCTGAATAACCACCAATTGCTGGCTATAGCAAGCAACATGCTGCATTCGAAGCAGCAGGGCCTCTTGGGAGGGAAGCAGTACTGAAGGAGGAATAAATGTCATGTTGCACCCGATATCAGGGGCGGCGAATGACCTCTGCCAGCTCGGCATCAGTGGCCTGGCTGCTGACTTCAGCTACGCCAATGCCCAAAGGCAAAACCAACCTGAGCTGGCCGCCCAATACCTTTTTATCTCGCCGCATATGCTTAATAAAGCTATTAAAGTCCATGGACTCCGGAGCCTGGACGGGCAAATCGAATGCCTGAATAAGTGCCGTAATTCGACAAAGAATTGACTTATCGATTAGCCCCAGTGTTACCGAAGTTTGTGCAGCAAGGACCATGCCAGCAGCAACGGCTTCGCCGTGTAGCCAATTGCCATAGCCCATCTCGGCTTCAATGGCATGACCAAAGGTGTGTCCCAGATTGAGCAAAGCGCGAACACCCTGCTCTGTTTCATCTTCTGATACTACCTCGGCTTTGATTTCACAGCAGCGGGCAATAACATGGATAATGGCATCCTGATCCAGTGCTTTAAGCGCCGAAACGTTTTGCTCTAACCAGGTAAAGAGTTCACTGTCACGAATAATGCCGTACTTGATCACCTCGGCCATACCGGCGGCAAACTCTCTGGCTGGCAGGGTTTTCAGGCAATTAATATCAATTACCACCAATTTGGGTTGATAGAAGGCACCTATCATGTTTTTACCCAAAGGATGGTTCACAGCAGTTTTGCCGCCAACAGAGGAGTCGACCTGGGATAGCAGCGTGGTAGGAATTTGAATAAAATCAACACCACGTTGATAACAGGCCGCAGCAAACCCCGTCATATCGCCAATCACACCACCACCGAGTGCAACCAGAACACAATCACGGGCAAAACTTCCCTCAAGCAACGCGTCAAAAATCTGATTGAGATAGTCGAGTGTTTTGTATTGCTCGCCGTCAGGCAGGATCACAGACGCCACCTGAGCCGCGTGAGCGGACAGGGTGGCACTGATCTTTTCGAGATAGAGGGGGGCAATCGTTTCATTGCTGACAACGAGTACTTTTTTGCCACTCACCACAGGCGCAAAGAGCGCCTGATCTTCAAACAAATTCGGGCCAATGTGGATCGGATAACTTCGATTTGCCAAATCAACCTGAATTTGCTTCATGGTGTGTCAGAATCCCAGCTGTTCGATGATTTGATTGGCAACAACCTTGGCACTTTGGTCATCGGTTTTGACAATCACATCAGCGATTTCTTCGTAGAGTGGATTACGGCTCTCGGCCAGTGTCTCAAGCACCGAGCGAGGATCATCGACCTGCAACAGCGGACGACGCTTGTCTCTTTGGGTACGAGCAACCTGCTTGTCTATTGTTGTCTCGAGATATACCACAATCCCTCTTGCGGACAGATAGTTACGTATATCTTTGCTTTGTACTGAACCACCACCGGTTGCCAGCACAATACCCTGCTTTTCAGTTAAGTCGGCAATTACCTGCGCCTCACGGCGACGGAAACCTTCTTCACCTTCAACATCAAATACCCAAGCAATATCAGCCCCTGTGCGGCTTTCAATTTCTTGGTCAGAGTCATGGAATTCCAAGTGCAGCATTTGAGCCAGATGACGGCCTATGGTGCTCTTGCCCGCGCCCATAGGGCCTACCAGAAAAATATTTCGTTTTTCAGCCATTTCTTATACGTCTGAATCGTTTATGAAGTGTCTACCTATGCCATCCCAAACAGGGTGGCGATCTCAGTACCTTGCTCTAAAGAGACTTGACCGGGGATTATCTCAGTAGAAAGGTGGGGAAGGCAAGTCAGTAGAAGACCAAAACCAAGAAAAGCTACCAGAGCAGAAAACAAAAGGGCCGGTTATCCCGGCCCTGTTACTGTCTGAAGATCAGATTTTTTCTGTCACAATTTTGGGCGTCACAAAGATAAGCAGTTCCTGCCGTTCATTTTTATCTGACGTGTTGCGGAACAGGAATCCAACCAGGGGAATATCGCCCAACACAGGTACCTTGCTGACACGGCTGATGAGATTTTGCTGGTAAATACCACCCAGTACTATAGTCTCGCCATTATCTACCAGCACCTGGGTGCCAATACGCTGAGTATCGATTGCCACGGCACGGCCAGTGGGTGTGTCCACGGTTTCACCCTGGCTATCCTGAGTGATTTCCAAATCCAAAATCACACGATTATCAGGCGTGATTTGTGGGGTCACCCGCAAAGACAGCACAGCCTTCTTGAAGGTTACTGTGGTTGCACCGCTTGAGGCCGCCTGAACATAAGGAATTTCAACACCCTGCTCAATGTAGGCTGCTTTTTGGTTAGAAGTGGTAATGCGAGGGCTCGCAATAATTTCACCCTTGTTTTCCTGCTCCAACGCACTCAATTCCATATCCAATACTGTGCCATCGGCAAGTTTTGCAACGTGGAAAGCAATACTGGCGGCATTGGTGGGCGCAGGCAGGTTAACATTCAAACGGTCGCTGATGGCCGGAATGACACCGCCAGCAATACTTTCAGCACCTTCGAGTGAGCCCGAGGTCCCCTTGGTGCCTTGCTGATCGGTAATACCCCAGCGGATACCCAGATCTTCCGCAACGTTATCCTTCACAGTTACCATGCGGGATTCAATAAGTACCTGGCGAATTGGGATATCAAGCACTTCGATCATACGCTGCACGTTGGCCAGAGTCTCAGCAGTATCTTTAACCAGTAAGGTGTTGGTGCGCTCATCTACCGCAACACTGCCTCTATCGCTAAGCAGACTTGAACCTTCGCTCTTAAGCAACTCAGCAATATCAGTGGCTTTGGCGTAGTTGATTTGCATGTACTCAGAATAGAGTGGTGCCAGTTCCTGCACTTCCTGTTGATTACGCAGCTCCATACTCTCACGAACTGCAAGCTCTTCTGCAGGCGCAACCATCAGAATATTGCCTTCGATACGCTTATCCAACCCTTTGGTTTTCAAAATTAAATCGAGTGCCTGATCCCATGGAACGTCATCCAACACCAAGGTAATGTCACCCTGGACGGAGTCACTGGTCACAAGGTTGAAGTTGTTGTAGTCGGCAATTAACTGCAGCACGGTACGCACAGAAATGTTTTGGAAATTAAGCGACAAGGTCTTGCCGTTATATTTCTTTTCCTGCTTCACAGATGCCTGCCGTACGACCTTGTTCATAGACAGTTTGAACTGGCTGGCTTCCTGAACGTAGTTGTATTCGTACTCACCGCCAATATCGACCTGAATACGGGTAACCAAGTCTTCCTTAAAGGTTTCAAAACTCTTTACCGGAGTAGCAAAGTCCTGCACATCCATGACATACAACATGTCCTTGGGTATGTCTGTGTTAAAAAACTTCACCTCTAACTTGGCACCAATCTGTTCAACATTAGCCGCAACCTTGGTGTTACTCAGCTGAACGATAAGCTCTCCGCCACCTTTGCCGTTACGACGAAAATCGATATTTTTTATGTTGTTAACGTAAGCACTGGATGACGATTTGGTATCAGTGGCCTCAGAAACGACTGCATCATTTACCGTTAGTCGATAGCTGTTGCCAACCACAGCACCTTGGTAAGGAAGAACCTTGGACAGATTCACGCCTACCACTAAATCCGAGTCTTGTTGCTGAGTATTGACCTCAGTGACGCCACCACGGTTAACTGGCATGGCATTTGTCGCCAGCCCGGAAATACTGTCATCAAATGAAAGCAGTATTTGAGCCGGTGTCGCATTGAGATTGATCTCAGGCTCAGCAATGGGGTTTTCAAACACCAACTCGAGTTCCAATTGGCTGTCTATCACCGAGTGATATTTAACATCGACCAGCCGATTGGCCGCTACGGCTGCTGTGGTTACACCGAAAAACAACGCAATACCTACCAAGGCTTTTGCCAACCCCGGCTTGTTGGTGCGTGTTGTGAACGCGGCAGAAGATTCCATCATTCCCTCATCCTTCGCAGGTTATTCTCCGGCCAATTCCAGGGTGCTGGAGCGCTCTGCCCAGCAGCCGGAACCGTCCGGAATTAATTCTATTACTTCAACGTTTTGTGGCGTGACTTTACTAATACGGCCGTGGTAAAGCCCCAGATAGTCTCCCACTCCCAAGCGGAATACATTGCCATCATTGGTTTGCACCAACGCCCAAATGCGCTTGTCCTGGGTCAAGGTGCCCCGCATCTTCAGATTATCCAATGCATAGGTTTCCAGTCTTCCCTTACGACGCTTGAGATCGGGTTGAGTACAATCTTTGGAAACATCCACTGCTTCTTCGGTCAGCTCCCTCGAGGGAGGAACGAAGGGGCTGCGGAGCAACTCCGCCTGGTAAGCAAAATGCTCAAACACGGGGGGCTTTTTCAGCGGTGGAATCTTGGCAACGTGCTGAGCTTTGGTTGTAGTAACAAATAGTTCCAAATCGCTACGATCGCCAATACAACCAGTCAAAAACAGTAAGATAGTGGCTAACGGCAAGACTCGTTTCATTTCTTGCCTCCCTTAGCCTTCTTGGCGTCTTTCTCTGGAGGCAATTCCGCCCCTTCTTTAAAGCGGTAGGTTTTGGCCAGAATGTCCATGGTCAGAATGTCACCATCCTGATGCTTAATCACAAAGTCATGCAAGCTGACAATACGGGGCAATTTAGCCACCCCACTGACCATGCTGCCCATTTGATGATAATCGCCGCTCACCACCATTTTAATGGGAAACTCGATATAAAAATCACGTTGGACTGCGCCTTCCCAGTCAAGACTCTCTATATGGAGTCCCGAGTCGGTGGCCACAAAGGTCACATCATCAAGCAAGCCATCCATTTCATTTTCTGACGGCAACATTTTCAGCAGCTCGGCAAACTGAGCTTCCATCTCCTTCAGCTGCTCTCTGTACAGCTTGAGGTTGGCAGCCAGTTGATACTTTTTCTGGAAATCCTGCCTAAGTTGCACTTCCTTATCCTGCTCTCTCTTCAAGCCATCGATAGCATCTGAAATAAACAGAAAATAACTGGCAACACCCACAATCACGGCCAGGAGAATGGCAAATACGACCTTTACCTGGGCTGGCCAGCCACCAATGTTCTCAAAGTCAATGTCGTTGAATTCGCTCAGATCCAGCTTCATTTTGCCGCTCCTTGTTTACTGGCGGCCGCTTTTTCCAGCTCTTGGGCGGCTTTATCAACGACTGTTACTTTCAGACTGAATCGCTGCAGTTTTCGAAGCTCGTCATTTTGCGACACAATACTTTGCATCACTGGGTCATCGAGCCAAGCAGAGGTCTTCATTTTACGCATCATGTTGGCAACGTTGTTATTGGACTCGCTGCGTCCCTCAATCCACACCATAGCGCCTTTCTTTTCAATGCTTGAAAGATAGATGCCGGGTGGCACAACACGCACCAGCTCATCGAGTACGTGAGTAGGAAGATTTCTTGCCTGCTGCAAATTCAAAATAATATCTGTGCGACGCTCGATATCTTTTTTGCGTTCGGTAATCTTCTTAATCTCGGCGATTTGCTTTTCGAGCAGCTGGATCTCAGTGGTCAGAAACGCATTTCTCGCTTTTTGTTCATCCGTCATCATGTCGATGACCTGTAAACAAGCAAAGACCAAGAAAGCCGACAACAGGAATACGAGTGCCAGTGCGCCAATATAATCACGTTTTTGTTTTTCCCTGGCCTCTTCACGCCAGGGCAACAGATTTATGTTCGCCATTGACCGTAGCTCCTTAATGCCAGGCCACAGGCAACCATGTATTTACTGATACTGGGTTGCAAGGTGGATTTAACAGAATCGTCGGCATGCAAATTTCCCTGGAAAGGGTCGGCAATTACGGTGTGGACACCCAGTTCATTGGTCAGCAGGTTAGCCATGCCTTCCAGACGGGAGGTTCCACCACACAGCACTATGTAATCCACTTTATCTCTGCCGCTGGAGGTGCAGTAGATTTGCAGCGTTCTCTTAATCTGCTGCAAAAGCTGTGTTTGGAAAGGAGATAGCACTTCGAACATATAGTTACGAGGCAAATCACCTTCTACTTTGGCTTTTTCAGCTTGTTCATAGGACATGCCGTAAAAAGACAAAATAGACTGGGTGAATTGCTCGCCACCGAAGGCCTGTTCGCGGGTAAAAGCGGTTTCACCCTGGTCGACAACAGCAAAGGTGGTCATGTTGGCACCAATATCGACCATGGCAACAACCTTCTGGCTCGCTCCTTCTGGAAGTTGGCCAAAAATCAGCTCTGCCGAACGGCCCAGCGCATACCCCTCGATATCGACTACCTTGGTCTCAAGGTCGACTTCGTCGAGCGCA
This sequence is a window from Shewanella zhangzhouensis. Protein-coding genes within it:
- a CDS encoding type 4a pilus biogenesis protein PilO gives rise to the protein MKLDLSEFNDIDFENIGGWPAQVKVVFAILLAVIVGVASYFLFISDAIDGLKREQDKEVQLRQDFQKKYQLAANLKLYREQLKEMEAQFAELLKMLPSENEMDGLLDDVTFVATDSGLHIESLDWEGAVQRDFYIEFPIKMVVSGDYHQMGSMVSGVAKLPRIVSLHDFVIKHQDGDILTMDILAKTYRFKEGAELPPEKDAKKAKGGKK
- a CDS encoding AAA family ATPase, whose protein sequence is MTFIPPSVLLPSQEALLLRMQHVACYSQQLVVIQGIEGAGKSTLLTALVSELEDYNSALVVCPMHADAAEIRRKILIQLLADPLFDDEEPLGNTLHRLSKRLTKPLHILVDDAHHLPLELWAECLLLTRQQCAGRPIAITLASTPEVARHIYGQLTALQRELMLPIDIAPLELGEREALYYTLISRTEAVPYVPRDIVKSQLEQQQGWPGEVVALLDRALRPEEQKRPDKKRLWRTVGAAMLTASVSLGIWYLIQSHPGDAPEAEPHEYRETGLLAPWGKIQLAGYFAARAAAREAAFDDMRLAAEKAQAAQEAQRLADEAALDEARRLAEVHTADTMHSDTAALKPGEAAEGEKAGINKPAATSPENESTQSPEPSVSEIATSQETDAATQASTNKQVLAGHDDSAFSAETWYQRSIQKLPVSGFTLQLATVSKRDSAATIFRRMASEPELRLVHYKDKLVILQGNYTSEVEANDQARLVMERYGGGKPWVRAWRDLTSYRPLDSASGGEISN
- a CDS encoding pilus assembly protein PilM, producing MLSNLWKRQAPQMVGIDIGSHEVKAILLSKTADGYKIVSHAAVPVKKGAVNDHDIRDAAAVVDCLRQLRRALPKSCKFAAVAVSGSAVMTKVIYMDASLSEAEMEAQIEIEADNLIPYSLDEVSIDFETLSVNSIDPSKVDVLLSACRTENIDARVDALDEVDLETKVVDIEGYALGRSAELIFGQLPEGASQKVVAMVDIGANMTTFAVVDQGETAFTREQAFGGEQFTQSILSFYGMSYEQAEKAKVEGDLPRNYMFEVLSPFQTQLLQQIKRTLQIYCTSSGRDKVDYIVLCGGTSRLEGMANLLTNELGVHTVIADPFQGNLHADDSVKSTLQPSISKYMVACGLALRSYGQWRT
- a CDS encoding phosphoglycolate phosphatase, which gives rise to MVNRIRAIAFDLDGTLVDSVPDLAAATNDTLRELNLPQCTEADVRTWVGNGARVLMARALTHALGRDVTGSMLDDAMPLFMRHYERHLECHSRLYDGVIETLNELSAMGIRMAIVTNKPHRFTLPLLRAFGIDGHFELVLGGDSLERMKPDPLPLTHILDSWKLGRDELLMVGDSRNDILAAKAAGIASFGLTYGYNYGEDIGLSGPDAVCNTFADILTRLTATH
- the aroK gene encoding shikimate kinase AroK — encoded protein: MAEKRNIFLVGPMGAGKSTIGRHLAQMLHLEFHDSDQEIESRTGADIAWVFDVEGEEGFRRREAQVIADLTEKQGIVLATGGGSVQSKDIRNYLSARGIVVYLETTIDKQVARTQRDKRRPLLQVDDPRSVLETLAESRNPLYEEIADVIVKTDDQSAKVVANQIIEQLGF
- a CDS encoding type IV pilus secretin PilQ, which encodes MESSAAFTTRTNKPGLAKALVGIALFFGVTTAAVAANRLVDVKYHSVIDSQLELELVFENPIAEPEINLNATPAQILLSFDDSISGLATNAMPVNRGGVTEVNTQQQDSDLVVGVNLSKVLPYQGAVVGNSYRLTVNDAVVSEATDTKSSSSAYVNNIKNIDFRRNGKGGGELIVQLSNTKVAANVEQIGAKLEVKFFNTDIPKDMLYVMDVQDFATPVKSFETFKEDLVTRIQVDIGGEYEYNYVQEASQFKLSMNKVVRQASVKQEKKYNGKTLSLNFQNISVRTVLQLIADYNNFNLVTSDSVQGDITLVLDDVPWDQALDLILKTKGLDKRIEGNILMVAPAEELAVRESMELRNQQEVQELAPLYSEYMQINYAKATDIAELLKSEGSSLLSDRGSVAVDERTNTLLVKDTAETLANVQRMIEVLDIPIRQVLIESRMVTVKDNVAEDLGIRWGITDQQGTKGTSGSLEGAESIAGGVIPAISDRLNVNLPAPTNAASIAFHVAKLADGTVLDMELSALEQENKGEIIASPRITTSNQKAAYIEQGVEIPYVQAASSGATTVTFKKAVLSLRVTPQITPDNRVILDLEITQDSQGETVDTPTGRAVAIDTQRIGTQVLVDNGETIVLGGIYQQNLISRVSKVPVLGDIPLVGFLFRNTSDKNERQELLIFVTPKIVTEKI
- a CDS encoding pilus assembly protein PilP; the encoded protein is MKRVLPLATILLFLTGCIGDRSDLELFVTTTKAQHVAKIPPLKKPPVFEHFAYQAELLRSPFVPPSRELTEEAVDVSKDCTQPDLKRRKGRLETYALDNLKMRGTLTQDKRIWALVQTNDGNVFRLGVGDYLGLYHGRISKVTPQNVEVIELIPDGSGCWAERSSTLELAGE
- a CDS encoding Dam family site-specific DNA-(adenine-N6)-methyltransferase — translated: MTMKQRAFLKWAGGKFKLMDDLRRHLPEGKRLVEPFVGAGSVFLNTQYDAYLLCDINQDLIGLYKIVKAQPDEYIRAARALFCDEMNAKDAYYDIRSRFNKSKDPFSRAVYFLYLNRHGFNGLCRYNRKGEFNVPFGSYKKPYFPEQEIRAFSIKAQRAEFRCISYEQAFELATSGDVIYCDPPYAPLSTTASFTTYVGAGFTLDDQALLARHSRHIAVERGIPVLISNHDIPLTRGLYLGAKLETVKVQRNISQKGSGRNKVDELMALYDETFHLEALD
- a CDS encoding PilN domain-containing protein, coding for MANINLLPWREEAREKQKRDYIGALALVFLLSAFLVFACLQVIDMMTDEQKARNAFLTTEIQLLEKQIAEIKKITERKKDIERRTDIILNLQQARNLPTHVLDELVRVVPPGIYLSSIEKKGAMVWIEGRSESNNNVANMMRKMKTSAWLDDPVMQSIVSQNDELRKLQRFSLKVTVVDKAAQELEKAAASKQGAAK
- the rpe gene encoding ribulose-phosphate 3-epimerase, translated to MRPYLIAPSILSADFARLGDDVKAVLDAGADVVHFDVMDNHYVPNLTIGPMVCKALRDYGITADIDVHLMVKPVDRIIPDFAKAGASIITFHPEASEHVDRTLQLIRDHGCKAGLVFNPATPLHYLDYVMDKLDVILLMSVNPGFGGQSFIPATLDKLKQVRERIDASGYDIRLEVDGGVKEDNIAEIAAAGADMFVAGSAIFGKPDYKAVVDRMRAELAKVAG
- the aroB gene encoding 3-dehydroquinate synthase, coding for MKQIQVDLANRSYPIHIGPNLFEDQALFAPVVSGKKVLVVSNETIAPLYLEKISATLSAHAAQVASVILPDGEQYKTLDYLNQIFDALLEGSFARDCVLVALGGGVIGDMTGFAAACYQRGVDFIQIPTTLLSQVDSSVGGKTAVNHPLGKNMIGAFYQPKLVVIDINCLKTLPAREFAAGMAEVIKYGIIRDSELFTWLEQNVSALKALDQDAIIHVIARCCEIKAEVVSEDETEQGVRALLNLGHTFGHAIEAEMGYGNWLHGEAVAAGMVLAAQTSVTLGLIDKSILCRITALIQAFDLPVQAPESMDFNSFIKHMRRDKKVLGGQLRLVLPLGIGVAEVSSQATDAELAEVIRRP
- a CDS encoding DUF2970 domain-containing protein encodes the protein MTGFLKILSSTLAAFFGVQSEANRQQDFSGKSPIPYILMGLLLAACMVLGLIWVVNLVLS